From the Mycoplasma putrefaciens KS1 genome, the window TTGCTAAAAAAGCTTTAGCTGCAAACATTAATACTGTAGTATTTGATCGTTCTGGATATTTATATCATGGTAAAGTAAAAGCTTTTGCTGAAGCAGCAAGACAAGCAGGATTAAACTTTTAAGAAAGGGTGGAAGAAAAAATGACAGCAGAATTAAACTCAGTAGAAACAAAACAAACTAATGTTAATGTTGAAAAAACTTCTACTCAAAAACCAGAAAATAAAAAATTTGATAGAAAAAGTAAATCAAATACAAGATCAGCAAAAATTCAAAAAGATGATTTTGAAGAAAAAGTTGTAGCAATTAGACGTGTTACTAAAGTTACTAAGGGTGGACGTCACTTTAGATTTGCAGCAGTTGTTGTGGTAGGTAATAAAAAAGGTCTAGTTGGTATGGGAACTGGAAAAGCTAACGAAGTTCCTGAAGCTATTAAAAAAGCTATTAAAGAAGCTAAGAAAAACTTAGTTGTTGTTCCATTGCGAGACGCAACAGTTCCACATGAGATTATCGGAACTTTTGGAGCTGGTAAGATTTTAATTAAACCAGCTAAAGCTGGTACTGGAGTAATTGCTGGTGGACCAGCTCGTGCTGTGATTGAACTAGCAGGTATTTCAGATGTTTATGCTAAATCTTTAGGAAGTAATAATCCAATTAACATGATTAGAGCAACTATGAAAGGTTTACAATCAATGCAAACCTTAAAAAGAGTTAATGAACTAAGATATCTAAAAACAATTGCTAAAGAAGTTAAAGTTGTTGCAAAACAACCTGAAAAGCTAGCTGAAAAAACTGTGGAAATACAGTCAAAACAACCTGAAAAACCAGTTGAAAAGTTAGCTGAAAAACAACCTGAAAAGCCAGCTAAAAAAACTACTACTAAAAAAATTGAACCTGTTGCAGAATAATAGAAAGAGAGCCATAAAAAATGAAACTAAATGAATTAAAATACACTCCAGGCAGCAAGAAAAAAGCTACTAGAGTTGGTAGAGGAATGGCTTCTGGAAAAGGAAAAACTGCAACTAGAGGTCACAAAGGACAAAATTCACGTTCAGGTGGTGGAGTACGTCCTGGGTTTGAAGGAGGACAAACTCCTTTATTTAGAAGACTACCTAAAATTGGATTTACTTCTTTAAATCAAAAAAAATATTTTATTTTAAATTTAAGCGATTTAGAAAAGTTAAATCTAAATTCAATTAATCATGAGACTTTAATTAATGCTAAAATAATTAAGAATGACAAAATTTTAATAAAAATTCTAGCAAATGGTACATTAACAAAAAAAATTGATGTTAAAGTCAACAAGATTTCAAAATCAGCACAAACTGAAATTGAAAAACTTGGAGGAAAAGTAGAGGTGATCTAATAATGGCAAAATCAACTGTTGAAGATAAAAAAAATCAAAACAGAAAATTTGCTTTAAAATCACTTAATAAAAAAAACGATTTTGTAAAGACAAATTTCTTTATTAAAAATAAGGATTTGGTTTATAGAATCGCTTTTACTTTATTAGCACTTGTTATTATTAGAATTGGTGTTTATATTACAGTTCCTGGAGTTAGATTAGATCCTAAATTTGCTGCTGAAACTTCAAGAATTCAATTTTTTCAATTGCTTTCTACTCTAGGTGGGGGAAGTGTTGGAAGATTTTCTATTCTTGCTCTGGGAGTTTCACCTTATATTACTGCATCAATTATTGTGCAATTGCTTTCAACTGATGTTATTCCAGTTTTAACTAGATGAAATAAATCAGGAGAAAGAGGAAGAAAAAAACTTGATCGATTAACAAAAATTATTATGATTCCTTTTGCAATTATGCAAGCAGAAGCAACAATTTTTACCCTATCAAGTCAAGGGTTAATCACACCGGGTTGAGATGATGCGAATTCTTTGGCAGGCCCTGCCTTTTACTACATTTTGGTTCCTTTAATTATGTTAGCGGGTTCATATCTAATGTTATGAATTGCTGATCAAATCACAATTAAAGGAATTGGAAACGGAATTTCAATAGTGATTTTTTTAGGTATTATTGTTTCAATGCCATCTAATTTAATTGCAACTTATAATTTCTGAATATCTAATTCTGGTGAAGAAGCAAACATTTTCTTTTCAGGATTATTAAACTTTATGATTTATATTGGAGTTTTTTTCTTAGTTATTTTTGCTGTTGTTTTAATGAATGAAGCAGAAAGAAAAATCCCAATTCAGCAAACTGGTTCAGGATTAACTGATTCACAAGAACACACTCCTTATTTACCTTTAAAATTAAATAATGCCGGAGTTATTCCAGTAATTTTTGCTTCAGCAATTATTTCAACACCAGTAACTATTTCACAAATTATTGGTTCATTTGATCCAGCCAACGGATTTGTGATATTTACAAATGATTATCTTTCATTTGATAGTTGATATGGAATTACGATTTTTGGAATTTTAATTATTTTGTTTACCTTTTTATACTCTCAAGTGCAAATTAATCCTGAAAAAATTGCTGAAAACTTCCAAAAATCTGGAACCTTTATTCCTGGAATTAAACCTGGACAAGATACATCAAAATATTTAGCATCGACAATTAATAGACTGTCATTTGTTGGTTCATTTTTCTTGGCTGCTATTTCGGTTTTACCTTACATTATTTCTAAATTAACAAGTCTACCTTCTAATTTAGCTATTGGTGGAACTGGTTTAATTATTTGTATTTCAGTTTCAATTCAAACAACCCAACAATTAAAAGGAAGACTGATTCAACAAAGCTTTATTGAAAAGAAAAAAGAAAAATTTACTGAAGAGTCAAAAAATACTCAAACATCACATATTTGATAAAAGGCATCAGGCCTTTTTATTGCTTATTAAATAGTTTGATTATTTAGGAGAAGATTATGTCATTAGATAAGAACACAATTTTTGAGCAACTAACTCAATTGGCAAAAAGATCTTATGCACCTTATTCTAACTTTAGAGTATCTTGTATTATTTATTTAAAAAATAATCAACAGATTATTGGAGTCAATGTTGAAAACGCAGCTTATAATCCTTGCATTTGTGCTGAAAGATGCGCGTTATCACAACTATATGCACAAGGTTATGATAAAACTGATGTTGATTTAGTTGCTTTATACACTGATAGTAAAACTTTTGGATCACCTTGTGGAACATGTCGTCAAACAATGAGTGAGTTATTAAAAAATGATCAAAAGATTTATATTTTTAACCAACAAGGATTTTTTGATCAGTTTAGTGTCAAAGATCTATTACCATATGCATTTTCTGACAAAAATCTCAAAAGATAATACTAATTACGATGTCTTTTAATTATTTATTTGACTATTAATAGAACAACAATCTTTTAATTTCTAAACATATAAAATTAATTTAAACATCAAACAAGGAGAAAAATTGTAATGAATATCATGTTATTAGGAGCACCTGGTTCTGGAAAAGGTACTCAAGCTGAAAAGTTGGTTAATCAAAATAAGTTTATTCAAGTTTCAACTGGAGATTTGATGAGAAAAGAAATTGATCAAAACTCTAAACTTGGAATTGAGTGTTCGAAATATATGAATCAAGGAAAATACGTTCCAGATAATATAGTGAATGCAATTGTTGAAGAGTTTTTAAAACAAACAAATGATAAATTAATTTTTGATGGATATCCAAGAACTTTAGATCAAGCCAAGGCCTTAGATGAAATGCTAACAAAGATTAACAAAAAAATTGATTTTGTCTTTTATATTGATGTTGATACTGAACTATTAATTAAAAGAATAAGCAATAGATTAGTTTGTCAGGTATGTAAAGCAAGTTTTAATACTATTTTTAGAAAACCTAAAGTTGAAGGTTTATGTGATTTTGATCATTCGGTATTAGTTAAAAGAGCAGATGACGATTTAGAAAAAGTTAAAGTACGACTAGAAACTTATAATAATCAAACCCTACCATTAATTAATTATTATAAAAATTCAACTAAATTCATAACTATCAAGGCAACTGATTTAACAGCTGATCAAGTTTTTGATGTAATTAAAGGAGCAATTAGCTAGTATGATCTCAATTAAAACTAGTGAACAAATTGAAAAAATCAGAACAGCAAGTAAAGTTTTAGCTCAAGGATTAGAGATCTTAAAACAAATGATTAAACCGGGTGTTAATTGCTTGGAATTAGATCAGGTTTTTCAAGATTTTATAACTTCAAAAAATTGTCAATCTAACTTTAAAGGTTATCATGGTTTTCCTAAAACTATTTGTATTTCAATTAATGAACAACTAGTTCACGGAATTCCTCAAAACCGAGTTTTACAGAATGGTGATATTGTAAGTATTGATGCAGGATGTACTTATCAAGGATGACATGCAGATAGTGCATTTACTGTGGTATGTGGTATTGCAAAAAACCCGAAAAATGATATACTTATATCGGTCACTGAAAAAGCATTAGAACTTGCCATTGAGCAAGTTAAACCTGGAACAAGACTTGGAACAATAGGATTTACAATCCAAAGATTTGTTGAATCTTTTGGTTTTTTTATTCCAAGAGATTATACAGGACATGGAATTGGTCGAGCTTTACATGAAGATCCATTTATTCCTAATTATGGTGTAGAAAACACTGGTATTAGATTGCAAGCTGGAATGGTTATTTGTATTGAACCAATGGTTCAAATGGGAACAGATAAAACTAAAGTTTTGGATGATAAATGAACAGTTTATTCAGCTGATCATAGTATGGCCGCACACTTTGAGCACACAATACTAGTTACTGAGACTGGTTGTGAAGTATTAACAAAATTATAGGAGGACTTATCAATGGCTAAAGAAACTGAAATGGAATTTGAAGGTACTGTTGTTGAAGTACTGCCTAATGCTCAATTTAAAGTGCAATTAGAAAATGGAATAGTTATTAATGCCCACGTGTCAGGTAAAATCCGCATGCACTACATCCGCATTTTACCTGGAGATAAAGTAACTATTGTAATTTCGCCATATGATATGACACGTGGAAGAATTACTTATCGAAAAATTTCTAAGTAATTATAGGACAATACAGTACGTTCAAAATCAGTGAAAGCTGATTTGTTGTCTTTTTTAAGATATAAAATACGGAGGTTTTAAAGATGAAAGTTAGATCATCAGTCAAACAAATTTGCGACAAATGTCGTGTAATTAGACGTAAAGGCCGCGTAATGATTATTTGTGGAACTCCAAAACACAAACAAAGACAAGGTTAGTAGTTTAATTATTTTTTTTAGAAAGGATACGTTAATATGGCTCGTATTAGTGGAGTTGAAATTCCAAACGATAAGAGAGTAGTTATTTCATTAACATATATTTATGGAATTGGATTATCAACAGCTCAAAATGTTTTAAAGACATTAAATATTTCTGAAGATATTCGTGTTAAAGACTTAACTGAAGAACAAATCAAAAACATTTCTGCAGAAATCTCAAAATACAAAACCGAAGGAGAATTACGTAGAGAAGTATCATTAAATATCAAACGTTTAATGGAAATTGGAAGTTACAGAGGATTAAGACACCGTAAAGGTTTACCTGCTAGAGGACAATCATCAAAAACTAACGCAAGAACAGTAAAAGGTCCAAGAAAAACTGTAGCTAATAAGAAAAAATAACAGGTAGAAAGAAGGAAAATTAAAATGGCAAATCCAAAACCACAAGGTAAAAAGAAAATTAAGAAAAATATTCCTAAAGGTATTGCTCACATTCATTCTACTTTTAACAATACTATTGTTACTATTAGTGATGAAAAAGGAAATGTTCTTTCTTGATCAAGTGCTGGAGCATTAGGTTTTAAAGGTTCAAAAAAATCTACACCTTATGCAGCACAATTAATTTCTGAAGCAGCAGCTAAAGGTGCTATGGATAATGGAGTTAAGTCTGTTGCAGTAGAAGTTAAAGGCCCAGGTCCAGGACGTGATGCAGCTGTTAGAGCATTACAAATGGCAGGATTAGATATTAATTCAATTAAAGATACAACACCAATACCACATAACGGAGTGCGTCCAAGAAAACGCCCAAGAGGTTAGTAATATGAAACAATTTATGAGACCAGAATTCACCCTTTTAAAAGAAGATCAAGATAAAAATTATGCAAAATTTAGTGTATCACCTCTAGAAAGAGGATTTGGTACTACTTTAGGTAATGCTATCAGAAGAACTCTATTAGCAGCAACTCCTGGTGCAAGTGTTTTTGCAATCAGAATTGCTGGTGCTGCTCATGAATTTACTTCAATTTCAGGAATCATTGAAAATGTTACAAGAATTATTTTAAATATTAAGCAACTAATTTTAAAAATTGATTCTAAAATTTATCGTGATGATGAAGTTGCAGAACTTAAAATTAAAACTACTTCTGAAGGCGCAGTTTATGCTTCTGATTTAGAACTACCAGCTGGAGTAGAAATTTTAAATAAGGATTTATTAATTGCAACTGTTGCTGAAGGCGGAGTTTTAGATTTAGTTTTATATGCTAAAAACTCACGTGGGTATAAAACATTTAAAGATAATAAAAATGAAAAAAGTATTGAGCCAGGAATGATCACAATTGATTCAAACTACTCACCAGTTATTAGAGTAGCTTATGCAGTTGATACAGCTAAAATTGGTAAATCAATTGATTTAGAAAAATTAGAATTAGAAGTTGAAACAGATGGCTCAATTTCAGCTGTTGAAGCAGTAAGTATCGCTTCTAAAATTTTAGTTGCTCACTTAGAATTCTTTATTAATCTAAGTCAAGAAATAAATGATGTTGAAATTATTGGTTTAGAAAATGAAGAAGAAAAAGAATTAGATAAAACAGTTGAAGAGTTGGACTTAACTCAAAGAAGTTTAAATTGTTTAAAGCGCGCAGGAATTGATACTTTAAGAGAATTAATTTCTAAAAATGAAGAAGAAATTGCTTCAATCAGAAATCTAGGACGTAAATCATTAAAAGAAATTAAAGAAAAAGTTGCTCAATTAAGATTAACATTCAGACAATCATAATAACAAATAGGAGGAAAAAATGTCATACATTCAAAAACGTGGTCAAAACACAGCTTGACGAACTAGTTTAATGCGTAATTTAACTACTGAATTAATTATTACTGAACGTTTAGAAATTACTGAAACTAGAGCAAAAGAATTAAGAAAACATTTTGACAAAATGATCACTTTAGCCAAACGTGGTGACCTACATGCAAGACGTCAAGCGGCAAGTTGACTAAGAGATATTCAAGCAGACAAAAAACAAACAGCTCTGCAAAAACTATTTAATGATTTATCTAAAAAATATCAAGACAGAAACGGTGGATATACTAGAATTCTTAAATTGGATAATCGTAAAGGTGATAATGCACCTATGGTTATCATTGAATTAGTCTAGTCTCAATTTATAAGGCTTTTAAGCCTTATTTTTTATAATCAAACAGCTTGTTATTAGTTGGATGATAATGTTCAATTTTATATAGCTTTAATTTATAATTATTATAACTATGCTAAATAGAAATGAGGATTTTTAAATGGAGAATAAAAAGTTATTTGATGATTTTAATTCCAATAAAATAAGTGATGAAGATTTAAATATTTTTAAGTTATCTTTAAATAAATTATATGTAGAACTATCTGAGTTAAACCAAAAATATATTAATTTAATAAGACAAGATAATTTTGATAAACAACAAAAAGATGACTTAAAATTAGAGATTAAAAATTTAAAAGCGAAAATCCATGAATTAGCCTCAACAAAAATCTTTAAAGATAATTTAAAAAATGCTGAAAAGTTATTAAAACAAGTTAAAAAATCAAAAAACCAAGCAGATATTAAAAAAGCAGAAGAAGAATATAGCCATGCAAAATATCTTTTTAATGAGTATAAAGATGCAGTTAATGAACAAGGACGCGGAGCTAAATTAAAAAAAGAAAATGATATTGCTGTAGAAATTAAAAACCTGTCATTTAGATATGGTTTAAATTTTGCTAAAGCTATTGATAATGTTAGTTTTTCAATTAATAAGGGTGAATATGTAACTATTATTGGTCATAATGGTAGTGGAAAATCTACTTTATCAAAAATTCTAATAGGTGTTTTAACTGCTCAAGAAGGAGAAATTAGTATTTTTGGTAACAAAGTTACTGATACAAATATTGAACAAATTAGAAAATTTCTAGGAATTGTTTTTCAAAATCCTGATAACCAATTTATTGGATCAACAGTTGAAGCAGACATTGCTTTTGGATTAGAAAATAAAAGAGTTGATCCAGCTAAAATGCCTGAAATTATACTACAAGCAGCTCAAAAGGTTGGTATGCAATCAGCTTTAAAAAAAGAACCTTTAAACTTGAGTGGTGGACAAAAACAACGTGTAGCAATTGCTTCAACTTTAGCTTTAGATCCTGATATTATGATTTTTGATGAAGCAACAAGTATGTTAGATCCTAAAGGTAAACGTGAAATTAAAGAAATTATGGTGCAACTAAGGGGAGTTAAAACCATTATTTCAATTACTCATGATATGGACGAAATTTTAAATGCCGACAAAGTAATTGTTTTAGATCATGCTAAATTAGTAAAAGTTGGCAAACCTTTAGAAATAGTTGGTGACAAAGAATTTCTAAGAAAAATCCAATTAGATGTTCCGTTTGTATCACTAGTAAAAGAAGAACTAGAAAAACAAGGAATAAACGTTCCAAATATTCAAAACATTGATGAGTTGGTAGATAAGATATGTGAAGTTTAAATAAGAAAAAATCAGCACAAAATCAACAATTTGATTTTAGTAAAGATATAGTTTTACAAGATGTTTCTTATACTTATTCAAAGGGAAGCCCATTTGAGCATAAAGCATTAGAAAACACAAACTTAACCTTTAAAAAAAATAAAATCACGTGTGTGATCGGAACCACAGGTAGCGGAAAGTCAACTATGATCCAATTAACTAATGGTTTAATTGTTACTGAAACTGGCCAAACTTTGGTTGGGGATTATCCAATTCCTG encodes:
- the rplO gene encoding 50S ribosomal protein L15, producing MKLNELKYTPGSKKKATRVGRGMASGKGKTATRGHKGQNSRSGGGVRPGFEGGQTPLFRRLPKIGFTSLNQKKYFILNLSDLEKLNLNSINHETLINAKIIKNDKILIKILANGTLTKKIDVKVNKISKSAQTEIEKLGGKVEVI
- the map gene encoding type I methionyl aminopeptidase codes for the protein MISIKTSEQIEKIRTASKVLAQGLEILKQMIKPGVNCLELDQVFQDFITSKNCQSNFKGYHGFPKTICISINEQLVHGIPQNRVLQNGDIVSIDAGCTYQGWHADSAFTVVCGIAKNPKNDILISVTEKALELAIEQVKPGTRLGTIGFTIQRFVESFGFFIPRDYTGHGIGRALHEDPFIPNYGVENTGIRLQAGMVICIEPMVQMGTDKTKVLDDKWTVYSADHSMAAHFEHTILVTETGCEVLTKL
- the rpsM gene encoding 30S ribosomal protein S13, translating into MARISGVEIPNDKRVVISLTYIYGIGLSTAQNVLKTLNISEDIRVKDLTEEQIKNISAEISKYKTEGELRREVSLNIKRLMEIGSYRGLRHRKGLPARGQSSKTNARTVKGPRKTVANKKK
- the cdd gene encoding cytidine deaminase, with the translated sequence MSLDKNTIFEQLTQLAKRSYAPYSNFRVSCIIYLKNNQQIIGVNVENAAYNPCICAERCALSQLYAQGYDKTDVDLVALYTDSKTFGSPCGTCRQTMSELLKNDQKIYIFNQQGFFDQFSVKDLLPYAFSDKNLKR
- a CDS encoding adenylate kinase, yielding MNIMLLGAPGSGKGTQAEKLVNQNKFIQVSTGDLMRKEIDQNSKLGIECSKYMNQGKYVPDNIVNAIVEEFLKQTNDKLIFDGYPRTLDQAKALDEMLTKINKKIDFVFYIDVDTELLIKRISNRLVCQVCKASFNTIFRKPKVEGLCDFDHSVLVKRADDDLEKVKVRLETYNNQTLPLINYYKNSTKFITIKATDLTADQVFDVIKGAIS
- the rplQ gene encoding 50S ribosomal protein L17 encodes the protein MSYIQKRGQNTAWRTSLMRNLTTELIITERLEITETRAKELRKHFDKMITLAKRGDLHARRQAASWLRDIQADKKQTALQKLFNDLSKKYQDRNGGYTRILKLDNRKGDNAPMVIIELV
- the secY gene encoding preprotein translocase subunit SecY, which translates into the protein MAKSTVEDKKNQNRKFALKSLNKKNDFVKTNFFIKNKDLVYRIAFTLLALVIIRIGVYITVPGVRLDPKFAAETSRIQFFQLLSTLGGGSVGRFSILALGVSPYITASIIVQLLSTDVIPVLTRWNKSGERGRKKLDRLTKIIMIPFAIMQAEATIFTLSSQGLITPGWDDANSLAGPAFYYILVPLIMLAGSYLMLWIADQITIKGIGNGISIVIFLGIIVSMPSNLIATYNFWISNSGEEANIFFSGLLNFMIYIGVFFLVIFAVVLMNEAERKIPIQQTGSGLTDSQEHTPYLPLKLNNAGVIPVIFASAIISTPVTISQIIGSFDPANGFVIFTNDYLSFDSWYGITIFGILIILFTFLYSQVQINPEKIAENFQKSGTFIPGIKPGQDTSKYLASTINRLSFVGSFFLAAISVLPYIISKLTSLPSNLAIGGTGLIICISVSIQTTQQLKGRLIQQSFIEKKKEKFTEESKNTQTSHIW
- the rpsE gene encoding 30S ribosomal protein S5, which encodes MTAELNSVETKQTNVNVEKTSTQKPENKKFDRKSKSNTRSAKIQKDDFEEKVVAIRRVTKVTKGGRHFRFAAVVVVGNKKGLVGMGTGKANEVPEAIKKAIKEAKKNLVVVPLRDATVPHEIIGTFGAGKILIKPAKAGTGVIAGGPARAVIELAGISDVYAKSLGSNNPINMIRATMKGLQSMQTLKRVNELRYLKTIAKEVKVVAKQPEKLAEKTVEIQSKQPEKPVEKLAEKQPEKPAKKTTTKKIEPVAE
- a CDS encoding DNA-directed RNA polymerase subunit alpha, whose translation is MKQFMRPEFTLLKEDQDKNYAKFSVSPLERGFGTTLGNAIRRTLLAATPGASVFAIRIAGAAHEFTSISGIIENVTRIILNIKQLILKIDSKIYRDDEVAELKIKTTSEGAVYASDLELPAGVEILNKDLLIATVAEGGVLDLVLYAKNSRGYKTFKDNKNEKSIEPGMITIDSNYSPVIRVAYAVDTAKIGKSIDLEKLELEVETDGSISAVEAVSIASKILVAHLEFFINLSQEINDVEIIGLENEEEKELDKTVEELDLTQRSLNCLKRAGIDTLRELISKNEEEIASIRNLGRKSLKEIKEKVAQLRLTFRQS
- a CDS encoding energy-coupling factor transporter ATPase, whose translation is MENKKLFDDFNSNKISDEDLNIFKLSLNKLYVELSELNQKYINLIRQDNFDKQQKDDLKLEIKNLKAKIHELASTKIFKDNLKNAEKLLKQVKKSKNQADIKKAEEEYSHAKYLFNEYKDAVNEQGRGAKLKKENDIAVEIKNLSFRYGLNFAKAIDNVSFSINKGEYVTIIGHNGSGKSTLSKILIGVLTAQEGEISIFGNKVTDTNIEQIRKFLGIVFQNPDNQFIGSTVEADIAFGLENKRVDPAKMPEIILQAAQKVGMQSALKKEPLNLSGGQKQRVAIASTLALDPDIMIFDEATSMLDPKGKREIKEIMVQLRGVKTIISITHDMDEILNADKVIVLDHAKLVKVGKPLEIVGDKEFLRKIQLDVPFVSLVKEELEKQGINVPNIQNIDELVDKICEV
- the infA gene encoding translation initiation factor IF-1; this translates as MAKETEMEFEGTVVEVLPNAQFKVQLENGIVINAHVSGKIRMHYIRILPGDKVTIVISPYDMTRGRITYRKISK
- the rpsK gene encoding 30S ribosomal protein S11; translation: MANPKPQGKKKIKKNIPKGIAHIHSTFNNTIVTISDEKGNVLSWSSAGALGFKGSKKSTPYAAQLISEAAAKGAMDNGVKSVAVEVKGPGPGRDAAVRALQMAGLDINSIKDTTPIPHNGVRPRKRPRG
- the rpmJ gene encoding 50S ribosomal protein L36; the encoded protein is MKVRSSVKQICDKCRVIRRKGRVMIICGTPKHKQRQG